The genomic stretch GCCGCCATACGGGCCGCGCCGCGTCGGCTCGAGGTCATCGATAATCTCCATCGCCCGGACCTTCGGGGCGCCTGTGAGGGTTCCAGCCGGAAAGCAGGCCTCAAAGGCGTCGAGAACGGTCTTGCCGGCGTCGAGGGCCCCCCGTACAGTCGAGACCAGGTGCATAACATGGGAATAACGCTCGACCCTCATGAAGTCCGCTACCTGAACTGTGCCAGGGCGGGCCACCTTCCCGATATCATTCCTGCCCAGGTCGACGAGCATCACGTGTTCAGCCCGCTCCTTTTCATCGGCCAGGAGCTCCCGTTCGAGCTGGGCATCCTCCCCGGGGGTGCGGCCACGCGGCCGCGTCCCGGCGATCGGGTTGGTTTCAACGATGCCGTCCTCCACCCTGACCAGGAGCTCAGGCGACGACCCCACGAGCTTGACCCGGCCGAAATCGAGGAAATAGAGGTAGGGCGAGGGATTCAGCCTCCGGAGTGTCCTGTAGATGTTGAACGGGTCCACGGCCAGCCTGGTCTTGAGCCTTTGAGATAGAACCACCTGGAAGATGTCACCGCACGCGATGTGCTCCTTCGCCTTCTTCACTGCCGAGATGAATTCGTCCCGGCCGATATTGGACTCGATCCCGTCGCCCGATGTACCGGCTGGGGACTTGCCGGTCGACGTACTGGCCGGAGGCTGGCCTGCCAGTTGCGCGGCCGCCACCCTGGCCCTGGCTTGTGCTTGCGACCTGTGGAATCCGCTATCTGCGCCGTCTCGGCCCTGGAGTATGCCGAGCACCTGGTGAATCCGGCTGCAGGCCAGTTCATAGGCAGCGCGGGCTTTAACCTCGCGCAGGACCGTTTCGCCAAGCGCCCGCCCTTCAGCAGGGCCTTCGAGGCGGTCGCCTGCGGCGGGCATAGCCAGCACGATTACCTTTGCCGTAGATGTAACGTGATCCAGCGCGATGACCATGTCGCTCAGCATCAGGAGCATGTCGGGGAGGTCTGCGTCACCCTCCGGCCCCCCCGGCAGGTTTTCGATGAACCTGACGATATCGTAGCCGAGGTAGCCAACCAGGCCCCCGTGGAAGCGGGGCAGGCCCTGGATCGGGGCCGCCGGGTAATTCGACAAGAGCCCGCGGAGGAACTGGAGGGGATGATTTATGTCACCCGGGGCGGTTGTGGACCCGATTGCTGCGGGTCCAGTTTCCGGTCCGGCTGCCTCAATGGTTATTGCATTCCCCCTGGATGCGATCACCGCCCTGGGTGCGACGCCGATAAAGGAATAGCGTGCGAGCCACTCGCCCCCTTCAACGCTTTCGAGCAGGAATGACGGCGACGGCCGCCCGCCTGCACCTTGGGAGAGCGGGGAGTTCCTGAGCTTGAGATATAGCGAGATGGGCGTCTCCATATCCGCCGGTATGTCGCACCAGACCGGGACAACACGGTAGGTCTGGGCGAGTTTGATGAATTCACCCTCATCCGGGTGGATGGTATTACAAGCATTGTTATAGTAAGGCATATTTGAAAACCCCCTCGGCAAAATGAAAAAGCCTTTCGCCCTGAATAAGGGCGAAAGGCTAAACTTCCGCGGTGCCACCTTAATTGAACGAATCCCGCATGCCACTACACCGCCACCATTCCACCATCCGCTGGCCGGCTGGAACGGCTAGCGCCACAGGATAACCTGCAGTGCACGCATGAATCGTCCATCTCTACAGGTACGGGACCCAATGGTCCGATACCGTCCCCCTTTTAACGGTGGGGGCTCCGTGAAGGCCTACTGCGCCTATCTAGCGTTTCGGTTTCAAGCTCACGGGGCCATTCAGTTGCCGCCGAGCGGGCCGGTATCTCACCCTACTCTACCGGCTCTCTGAACCGTGGACTGGCACTTACTCGTCCCGTTCATAGCATTTGCTATCTGAAATTACTCACACAAACCCTCAATTACCTGACCCTATATCCTGGATCAACAACAATCCGTATCGACCTATTTAACCGTAGTATAGCATGGGATTCCGCCGCGGTCAATATGCAATTTTATGCTGGTTACCGCCGAAAACCCTTGACCACCACGATTTTCGAAGACTCATCCTCTCTCGCGCCATTCGAACGAGCTCCCTGTCATGCCTTTCCACCGCCCGCCGGAGTTCCTGGATCTCCTGCCTGCGCTCCTGGTCCGAGGCCTCGGTCTCGGTCACGACCTGTTCAACCTTTTGCTCCAATCCAGCAAGCCTCACGCTCTGGTCGGCCACGTTTTCAAGGGCCACAGCCACCTGTCCCCAGGCCTCGGTAAGCTTAGCGACGAGCTCCATGCTCGAGGCGGCATTCGCGATTCGCTCGCGTTCGCGCTCGCTGTTATCTGCGATCTCAACGGTCATAGTGAATTCATTGTTCAGGGCATCTGCGATCTCTTGCGTTTGATACCCCTTTTCGCGATAGGTTGCGATGCGGCGAAATACCTCGAGAGCCAGGTTGCCATATTTTCGCGTCTTGCCGGAGCCACGCGCCGGTACGAATTCTGCAAACTGGTCCCTCCATGTCCGCAGCGTTGATTCCGGGACATGGAGCATGTCCGCGATCTCTCTGAGTGAATACACCCTCTCATCCACCATCCATGCACCCCTCTTTTCGCGTTCGTATCGTGTATGGCACATATGAAAATTTCTATTCTATACTGAACCTTCGGAATCCTTCCGGGATCATTCACGGACCCGAAAAAATCAGCCGCGAAAAACCGGGTGAAAAACTGAAAAGCTGAGAAGCAGAGGAGTCGCTCTTAACCCCAGCGGGGTGACTAAAACAGCTCTTGCGACTTACTTACGCCCGATGCCGCCTGCGAATGTGGCTCCACATCCCCGACCCACTGGGTCGGCGCACCGGGCCAAACCCTGGCACGGCGGCATGGGCGTCTCGGCGTGACTCGACATGGCCCTCTCGACATAGCTTTGACGTAACCCTGCGTGTATTATGTTATGGGCACTACAGAATTCAGGCGTGATACCGTGATATCATATGATGAACATTATATGATGAACAGTCGATAATCGGATAGAGGGAGGTAGACATTTGACGTTGGATGGAGGAATTCACTCGCATATGAAGAAAATATCGAAGATGTGCCGGGCGTGTACCGCTACAAGGGAGACATTGGGCATCAAGAATCTCGAAAGTAAGAGGTGGGTTGTAATTGGCGAGCAATGTATACTTTTCGGATATGCGCACTCGGAGCGGCAGGAACATCCTGGACAAGGTGAGCGCTTTATATGATCGCGCGGGGTTCGGGGAACTTATTGAAAAGGGGGACTTCGTCGCCATAAAGCTGCATGTCGGCGAGCCCGGCAATTTGGCCTATATCCAGCCTCCTGTCGTTCGCGTGATCGTTGAGAAGGTTAAGGCGGGGGGCGGGAAACCATTCCTCACGGATGCGAACACTCTTTACGTCGGGTGCCGTTCAAACGCCGTCGACCATGCTATATCCGCCATTCAGAACGGCTTCAGCTTCGCCACGGTGGGGGCGCCGTTTGTGGCGGCGGACGGGCTGCACGGGCACAGCACGGTCAAGGTCCCTATAAACGGGCCGAGGGTGAAGGAGGCGCGCATCGGGGCTGCGATCGCTGAGGCAGATGCCATGATAGCCCTGAGCCATTTCAAGGGCCATGAGGCGTCGGGATTCGGCGGGGCGATAAAGAATGTGGGGATGGGCTCTGCGTCCCGCGCCGGCAAGCAGGAGCAACATTCAAGCGTGAAGCCGGAGGTCGATGTGGCGAAGTGCCGGATGTGCGGGCGCTGCGTCAGGTGGTGCCCCGTAGGGGCGATCTCGTTTGAGCCCGGGCATCCTGCGAGGATCGACCACTCGAAGTGCATAGGATGCGCGGAGTGCACCATCAGCTGCCTCGATGAAGCGATAGCGGTGAACTGGACTGATGCCGAGATCAACGGGTTCCAGGAGCGCATGGCCGAATATGCCTACGCGGTGGTGAGCACGAAGAAGGGGAAATGCGGGTTCATGAATTTCGTCATGAACGTCTCGCCTGACTGCGATTGCGCCCCGTGGAACGACGCGCCCATAGTCCCCAACCAGGGCATCCTGGCATCGACCGACCCCGTCGCTATCGACCAGGCGAGCGTTGACCTGGTCAACGCGGCGCCGGGCATGCCAAACACCAGGCTGGGGGAGTCGCTCAACAGCGACGATAAGTTCGGCGCGATCCACCATGGTGTCGACTGGCACATTCAACTGGTTCACGGTGAGAAGCTAGGCCTTGGCACGAGGCAATACAAGCTCCTTGAGGTGAAATGAGACCTAGGGCTAAAGAATGAAGGAAAAGGAATTATCTGCCATAGCGGATGTAAAAAGAACCCCCGCGCCTGAGTCGAAATAATCGACGCAATCGACACCTACATTAACCATAACGAAAGGCGCGGGGAAACATGAATCGAATGAAGCAGTTAGTTAGGTGGCGCATGCCTCCAGAAGCTTCAGAAAACGCTCATAGGCATCGTCCCAGGCCCCTCGCTCCGCCGCCACCGGCTCGTAGGCGCGGAGAGGGAAGGACCTGCGCACCATCTCCCTCGCCTCGGCGATCGACCTTATATACCCGAGCGCCATTGCCTGCATGATCGAGTTGCCGATCGCCGTCGCCTCGACGGGCCCAGCTATCACCGGCCGGCCGGTGGCATTGGCGGCAAGCTGGCACAGGAGCGTATTCTTCGTCCCGCCCCCGACTATGTGAATAACCGGCAGCTTCCGCCCGAGGATGTCCTCGAGCCTCTCCACCACCCAGCGGTACTTCAAGGCAAGGCTGTCCAGCGCGCACCTTACGATCTCGCCCCTTGTCTGTGGCACGGGTTGCCCCGTTTCCTCGCAGCAGCGCTGGATCTCGGAGGGCATATCTTCGGGGCTGAGGAAACGCCCGCAATCCGGGTCTATTATCGATGCCAGCGGCCTGGCCCGGCGCGCCATCTCGGTGATCTGATCATAGGTCAGGGCCTCGCCGGCCCGCTCCCAGGCGCGGCGGCACTGCTGGACCAGCCATAATCCCGTGACATTCTTGAGGAGGCGGAACGTCCCGGCGACACCGCCCTCGTTGGTGAAATTCAAGGTCATGGTGAGCTCGTTGATTACGGGCCTGGTCACCTCCACCCCCACCAGGGACCATGTGCCCGAGCTGATGTATACGTAATCAGCCTGCCGCGCCGGCACCGCCGCCACAGCGCACGCCGTATCATGCCCGGCGGGGGCGATCACGGGGATTTCGCCGCCTGCCCCGATCTCCCGGGCCACCCACGGCCCCAGGGGCCCTATAACCGTGCCAGGCTGCACTATATGCGTAAATATGTGCCCTGGCAGCCCTAGTGCGTCAAGGATGGCCCGCGACCAGTCGCCCTCAGTCGGGTCATAAAGCTCCGATGTGGTCGCGATCGTGAATTCGCTGGCTTTCTTTCCCGTGAAGAGGAAATTGAAGAGATCGGGCAGCATCAGGAGGGTCTCGGCCATCTCCAGGATAGGCGAGCCTGATCTCTTCATGGCCCAGAGCTGGAAAATGGTATTTATCTGCATAAACTGGATCCCTGTCCTCCGGAATATCTCATCCTGAGGCAGGATCTTGAATACCTCACCCGCCGCCCCATCCGTCCGGTGGTCCCGGTAATGATGGGGATTGCCCAGCAGAACGTCGCCGCGGCCCAGCAGGCCGAAATCCACACCCCAGGTATCGACTCCTAGGCCTGCAAGGTCCTTTCCATGTTTCTGCATTGCAAGCCCGAGGCCCCGTTTCATCTCATGAAATAACCTCAGCACATCCCAGTGGAGCCCGTCGGGGATTCGAACGGGCTCATTGGGGAACCGGTGAACCTCCTCCAGGGAAAGGCCTTCCCCATCGAATTTCCCGAGAACGGCGCGGCCGCTTTCGGCTCCAAGGTCGAGGGCCAAAACCTTAAGAATCGATGACATAATACCGCAACACCCCTTCGTGAAATTCATCTTTAACCAGCGCTAATCTATCCTTACAAATCTTGCGACAGCCTCGGCTGCCACGGTGCCGTCAGGCAGAGTGAGGCGAGCCTCAGCACGGATCAGGCGCTCCTTTACTTCACGAACCAATCCCTCAACGGTGGTGCTACTGCCGATAGGCACCGGTGCCTTGAACCGGACCTCCATCGATGCAGTCACGGCGCCGATACCCTGCGATATGATGGCATGGGCCATTGCCTCGTCCAGCACGGTACTTATGATACCACCGTGGGTTATGCCCGCATAGCCCTGATAATCCGCCCGGGGCGTGAAACAACACGCGACCCTGCCTGATCCTGCCTTTTTGAACTCCAATCTCAAGCCGATGGGATTGTATGAGCCACACGCGAAGCATCTTCCATTATCCTGGAGCTGCATATTCTGAAGCTGCAAGAAATATTCCCCCTGGGAGGATGAAGGATAAGATGTTAGACAAATTATACCATATTTTGCATGGAAAAGCAACAGGAAACCCGCCTTATCTCAATGCCTCTTGTTTCATTCCTGGCAACGATGATATAATATGGCTATGCTCAGTGAGGATGAGCAATGAGCCGTGATCCTTTTAGGGAGTGATTTGACTCTTGAAACTCGGGACTTTCCTTTATAATGGATATAATGGACGCAACAATGGACGTAGTTTCATTGGAGCCCTGGCCGGCTCCGAGAGCGAGGCCGGCTCAAAGGTCATCCACCTGAATGCGGCCTATCGCGCGCGCCTTGCCGCCGAGGGCGAACCGTGTGCGGGGCGGCTGGCGGATGCCCTGCTGCCTGACGATATGGTAGCCTTCCTCGAGGGTGGCAGTCGAAGCTTGGAGGCTGCGGCGCAGGCAGTGGAGTTCGCGATGGCTGTGGCTGGCGCGGCCGGCGCGGTGACCGGCGCGGGGCTCGCTGGAGGGTTTGTCTATTCCACGGACGAGGTCAGGACCCTAGCGCCCATTGCGCGCCCGGGGAAGATAATATGCATTGGGCTCAATTACCGGGATCACGCAGCGGAGGTCGGGTCGGACCTGCCGGCCGAGCCGGTGCTGTTTTCCAAGTTCGCTAACGCCGTGGCAGGCCCGGGCGATCCCATAATCATCCCTCCTGTTACCTCGCAGGTGGATTACGAGGCTGAGCTCGCGGTGGTCATCGGGAGGCGGGGCCGGGACATTCCCTCCGACCGCGCCATGGAATATGTCGCAGGCTACACGGCCTTCAACGATGTGAGCGCGCGCGACCTCCAATTCAGGGACGGCCAGTGGATCAAGGGCAAGACGCTCGATGCCTTCGCCCCCATGGGGCCGCACCTCATAACGAGGGATGAGGTGCCCGACCCCGAAAACCTCACGATCAGGCTCCTCCTAAATGGCGGCGTCATGCAGGACTCCAACACCGCGCAGTTGATCTTCGGGGTCAGGGAGCTGATCGCCTACATTTCGAGCCTGATGACCCTCGAGCCCGGGGATATCATAGCCACG from Bacillota bacterium encodes the following:
- a CDS encoding PaaI family thioesterase — encoded protein: MQLQDNGRCFACGSYNPIGLRLEFKKAGSGRVACCFTPRADYQGYAGITHGGIISTVLDEAMAHAIISQGIGAVTASMEVRFKAPVPIGSSTTVEGLVREVKERLIRAEARLTLPDGTVAAEAVARFVRID
- a CDS encoding anthranilate synthase component I, with the translated sequence METPISLYLKLRNSPLSQGAGGRPSPSFLLESVEGGEWLARYSFIGVAPRAVIASRGNAITIEAAGPETGPAAIGSTTAPGDINHPLQFLRGLLSNYPAAPIQGLPRFHGGLVGYLGYDIVRFIENLPGGPEGDADLPDMLLMLSDMVIALDHVTSTAKVIVLAMPAAGDRLEGPAEGRALGETVLREVKARAAYELACSRIHQVLGILQGRDGADSGFHRSQAQARARVAAAQLAGQPPASTSTGKSPAGTSGDGIESNIGRDEFISAVKKAKEHIACGDIFQVVLSQRLKTRLAVDPFNIYRTLRRLNPSPYLYFLDFGRVKLVGSSPELLVRVEDGIVETNPIAGTRPRGRTPGEDAQLERELLADEKERAEHVMLVDLGRNDIGKVARPGTVQVADFMRVERYSHVMHLVSTVRGALDAGKTVLDAFEACFPAGTLTGAPKVRAMEIIDDLEPTRRGPYGGAVGHIGLSGNMDLCIGIRTIVVDGEVAYVQAGAGIVADSDPAREYEESLNKARALIVAIQAAQESAQAAQESA
- a CDS encoding MerR family transcriptional regulator is translated as MVDERVYSLREIADMLHVPESTLRTWRDQFAEFVPARGSGKTRKYGNLALEVFRRIATYREKGYQTQEIADALNNEFTMTVEIADNSERERERIANAASSMELVAKLTEAWGQVAVALENVADQSVRLAGLEQKVEQVVTETEASDQERRQEIQELRRAVERHDRELVRMARERMSLRKSWWSRVFGGNQHKIAY
- a CDS encoding fumarylacetoacetate hydrolase family protein, giving the protein MGALAGSESEAGSKVIHLNAAYRARLAAEGEPCAGRLADALLPDDMVAFLEGGSRSLEAAAQAVEFAMAVAGAAGAVTGAGLAGGFVYSTDEVRTLAPIARPGKIICIGLNYRDHAAEVGSDLPAEPVLFSKFANAVAGPGDPIIIPPVTSQVDYEAELAVVIGRRGRDIPSDRAMEYVAGYTAFNDVSARDLQFRDGQWIKGKTLDAFAPMGPHLITRDEVPDPENLTIRLLLNGGVMQDSNTAQLIFGVRELIAYISSLMTLEPGDIIATGTPSGVGFKRKPPVFLKDGDVVTVEIEMVGRLTNPVRRLNGAAGY
- a CDS encoding rhamnulokinase, translating into MSSILKVLALDLGAESGRAVLGKFDGEGLSLEEVHRFPNEPVRIPDGLHWDVLRLFHEMKRGLGLAMQKHGKDLAGLGVDTWGVDFGLLGRGDVLLGNPHHYRDHRTDGAAGEVFKILPQDEIFRRTGIQFMQINTIFQLWAMKRSGSPILEMAETLLMLPDLFNFLFTGKKASEFTIATTSELYDPTEGDWSRAILDALGLPGHIFTHIVQPGTVIGPLGPWVAREIGAGGEIPVIAPAGHDTACAVAAVPARQADYVYISSGTWSLVGVEVTRPVINELTMTLNFTNEGGVAGTFRLLKNVTGLWLVQQCRRAWERAGEALTYDQITEMARRARPLASIIDPDCGRFLSPEDMPSEIQRCCEETGQPVPQTRGEIVRCALDSLALKYRWVVERLEDILGRKLPVIHIVGGGTKNTLLCQLAANATGRPVIAGPVEATAIGNSIMQAMALGYIRSIAEAREMVRRSFPLRAYEPVAAERGAWDDAYERFLKLLEACAT
- a CDS encoding DUF362 domain-containing protein codes for the protein MASNVYFSDMRTRSGRNILDKVSALYDRAGFGELIEKGDFVAIKLHVGEPGNLAYIQPPVVRVIVEKVKAGGGKPFLTDANTLYVGCRSNAVDHAISAIQNGFSFATVGAPFVAADGLHGHSTVKVPINGPRVKEARIGAAIAEADAMIALSHFKGHEASGFGGAIKNVGMGSASRAGKQEQHSSVKPEVDVAKCRMCGRCVRWCPVGAISFEPGHPARIDHSKCIGCAECTISCLDEAIAVNWTDAEINGFQERMAEYAYAVVSTKKGKCGFMNFVMNVSPDCDCAPWNDAPIVPNQGILASTDPVAIDQASVDLVNAAPGMPNTRLGESLNSDDKFGAIHHGVDWHIQLVHGEKLGLGTRQYKLLEVK